A window of Fragaria vesca subsp. vesca linkage group LG7, FraVesHawaii_1.0, whole genome shotgun sequence contains these coding sequences:
- the LOC101305303 gene encoding wall-associated receptor kinase 1-like, with protein sequence MDIEAVQKLTLGIFVGIFVLLFGIWLIRREKMKRMKGSKLKRKYFSHKEGILLQHQLANHEAYAERKMKIFTFKELQKATNDFDPHKKIGRGVLGSVYQGILPDQTVVAIKKLKVVNAARIVNELIALSQINHRNLVRLLGCCLQTCKPLLVYEYYSNIGTLYNHTYGRQSSPFSLELRMEIAVETAAALAYLHSSTSKPVIIHQNVKTMNILLDDKYMVKLTDSGFSPLRGRTKMQRTLGYLDPEWSSLKHINRKE encoded by the exons ATGGACATCGAAGCAGTCCAGAAACTTACATTAG GTATCTTTGTTGGCATCTTCGTTCTGCTGTTTGGAATTTGGTTGATACGTCGTGAAAAGATGAAAAGAATGAAAGGCAGCAAACTCAAGCGGAAGTACTTTAGTCACAAGGAGGGCATATTGTTACAACATCAACTGGCCAATCATGAGGCATATGCTGAGAGAAAAATGAAAATTTTTACTTTCAAAGAACTTCAGAAGGCAACAAATGATTTTGATCCCCATAAGAAAATTGGTCGAGGGGTTCTTGGATCAGTTTACCAAGGAATACTACCAGATCAAACAGTGGTTGCCATAAAGAAGTTGAAAGTAGTCAATGCTGCAAGAATTGTTAATGAGCTGATTGCTCTTTCTCAGATCAACCACAGAAATCTGGTGAGGCTCTTAGGCTGTTGTTTACAGACGTGCAAGCCTTTACTTGTTTACGAGTACTACTCCAATATCGGCACTCTTTATAACCACACCTATGGGAGACAATCATCACCATTTTCATTGGAACTGAGAATGGAAATAGCTGTAGAAACCGCAGCTGCACTGGCATACTTGCACTCCTCCACTTCCAAGCCAGTAATCATACACCAAAACGTGAAGACAATGAACATACTATTGGATGATAAATACATGGTAAAGCTGACAGACTCTGGATTTTCACCACTCCGGGGACGCACTAAAATGCAAAGGACACTTGGATACTTGGACCCTGAATGGTCTTCACTCAAACACATTAACCGCAAAGAGTGA
- the LOC101301340 gene encoding calcium-binding mitochondrial carrier protein SCaMC-1-A-like: MVSANDPIESFFNSIQLVKEAFSPLESSIKKAARDFECCWAGSKNRGNAVELVTQFSGGDKNGKVQVFGGKKRGAQNVATVGEERKKGLLIKVPIKAFLGKFSQNLGNGEVSNVGVREKDCAKEDGSCVNCLHFAVSWSLFVNSFVQAFPGPFKMGKKRLQKMSDEDKACSCSRPEVLGDLKQRESKGHRVRAIKNETVSHKQENDVSLECFIGFVFDQLTQNLQKFDLGVQESDRETCDTSPQPPPSSHFDHFRAVTALLEGRKADVNGFLGNLKFARVGGVPSGVVGVTSPVNEEGDDGVTSGESAGSSPQKLASDILSIPLSNVERLRSTLSTVSLTELIELVPQMGRSSKEYPDKKKLFSVQDFFRYTEAEGRRFFEELDRDSDGQVTLEDLEIAIRQRKLPRRYAHEFMRRTRSHIFSKSFGWKQFLSLMEQKEPTILRAYTSLCLSKSGTLQKSEVLASLKNAGLPANEDNAVAMMRFLNADTKGSISYGHFRNFMLLLPSDRLQDDPRSIWFEAATVVAVAPPVEIPAGSVLRSALAGGLACALSTSLLHPVDTIKTRVQASSLTFPEIISKLPQIGVQGLYRGSVPAILGQFSSHGLRTGIFEASKLLLINVAPTLPDIQVQSLASFCSTLLGTAVRIPCEVLKQRCQAGLFDNAGQALVGTWHQDGLKGFFRGTGATLCREVPFYVAGMGLYAESKKGAQKFLGRELEPWETIVVGALSGGLAAVVTTPFDVMKTRMMTAPQGRPVSMSLVAYSILRHEGPLGLFKGAVPRFFWIAPLGAMNFAGYELARKAMDRNQELAAAEQLQQKKVASTG, encoded by the exons ATGGTGTCTGCTAATGACCCAATTGAATCGTTTTTTAATTCGATTCAACTAGTTAAGGAGGCGTTCTCGCCACTAGAATCGAGCATTAAGAAAGCTGCTAGAGACTTTGAGTGTTGCTGGGCAGGGTCTAAGAATAGAGGAAATGCTGTTGAATTGGTTACCCAATTCAGTGGTGGTGATAAGAATGGTAAAGTTCAGGTCTTTGGGGGGAAGAAGAGAGGTGCTCAGAATGTGGCAACTGTTGGTGAGGAGAGGAAGAAAGGGTTGTTGATTAAGGTTCCTATAAAGGCGTTTCTTGGGAAGTTTTCGCAGAATTTGGGGAATGGGGAGGTGTCAAATGTTGGGGTGAGAGAGAAGGATTGTGCAAAGGAGGATGGGTCTTGTGTGAACTGCTTGCATTTTGCAGTGTCTTGGTCTTTGTTTGTGAATAGTTTTGTGCAGGCATTTCCGGGTCCTTTTAAGATGGGTAAGAAGAGGCTGCAGAAGATGAGTGATGAGGATAAAGCATGTTCTTGTTCTAGGCCAGAGGTTTTGGGGGACTTGAAACAGAGGGAGTCTAAGGGCCATCGTGTCAGAGCAATTAAGAATGAAACTGTGTCACATAAACAAGAAAACGATGTGTCACTAGAATGCTTCATAGGTTTTGTTTTTGATCAACTTACTCAGAATCTTCAAAAGTTTGATCTGGGGGTTCAAGAAAGTGATCGTGAAACTTGTGATACTTCCCCACAGCCACCTCCTTCCTCTCACTTTGATCATTTTAGGGCAGTTACTGCCTTGCTAGAAGGTCGGAAAGCAGATGTAAATGGGTTTCTTGGAAACTTGAAATTTGCTAGAGTGGGAGGAGTGCCATCAGGTGTTGTTGGGGTGACGTCTCCAGTTAATGAAGAGGGTGATGATGGTGTTACTAGTGGAGAATCTGCAGGAAGTTCGCCGCAGAAGCTTGCTAGTGATATACTCAGTATTCCTTTATCAAATGTGGAGCGTCTGAGATCCACATTATCCACAGTTTCATTGACAGAACTGATTGAGCTTGTACCTCAGATGGGGCGGTCCTCTAAAGAGTATCCAGACAAGAAGAAACTGTTCTCCGTCCAAGATTTTTTCAGATACACAGAGGCCGAAG GAAGGAGATTCTTTGAAGAACTGGATAGAGATAGTGATGGCCAAGTTACTCTGGAAGATCTCGAAATCGCCATTAGACAGAGAAAATTGCCACGGAGATATGCTCATGAGTTCATGCGTCGCACTAGAAGTCACATATTTTCAAAATCTTTTGGTTGGAAACAATTTTTGTCCTTAATGGAACAGAAGGAACCAACCATTCTACGTGCATATACTTCTCTATGTCTAAGCAAATCTGGGACGCTGCAAAAAAGTGAAGTGTTGGCATCACTTAAAAATGCAGGACTTCCAGCTAATGAAGACAATGCTGTTGCTATGATGCGGTTTCTAAATGCAGATACAAAAGGATCTATTTCTTATGGACATTTTAGGAATTTTATGCTCTTGCTCCCTTCTGATCGGCTTCAAGATGATCCTCG GAGTATTTGGTTTGAGGCTGCAACTGTTGTTGCTGTTGCCCCACCTGTGGAAATACCTGCCGGAAGCGTACTAAGATCTGCATTAGCTGGGGGCCTTGCTTGTGCACTTTCAACTTCTTTATTGCACCCTGTTGACACAATTAAG ACTCGAGTACAAGCATCAAGCTTGACCTTCCCTGAGATTATTTCAAAGCTTCCACAGATTGGAGTGCAGGGGTTATACAGGGGTTCAGTTCCTGCAATTCTTGGACAATTTTCAAG TCATGGCCTTCGAACTGGAATATTTGAAGCAAGTAAACTTTTATTAATAAATGTTGCTCCGACACTTCCAGATATACAG GTCCAATCTCTGGCATCATTCTGTAGCACACTTTTGGGAACAGCAGTCAGGATTCCTTGTGAGGTGTTAAAGCAGCGGTGTCAGGCTGGCCTTTTTGACAATGCTGGGCAGGCTCTTGTTGGGACTTGGCACCAAGATGGTCTCAAGGGTTTCTTCCGTGGAACCGGTGCCACTCTTTGCCGAGAAGTTCCATTCTATGTTGCTGGCATGGGGCTTTATGCGGAATCCAAAAAG GGTGCCCAAAAATTTCTAGGGCGGGAGTTGGAACCGTGGGAAACAATTGTTGTTGGGGCCTTATCTGGCGGGCTAGCTGCTGTTGTCACTACACCCTTTGATGTGATGAAAACAAGAATGATGACTGCTCCACAGGGACGACCTGTATCAATGTCTCTTGTAGCCTACTCTATTCTCCGCCACGAGGGACCCCTGGGCTTATTCAAAGGAGCGGTGCCCAGATTTTTCTGGATTGCTCCATTGGGTGCCATGAACTTTGCAGGCTATGAGCTTGCTAGGAAGGCCATGGACCGAAATCAGGAGCTAGCTGCTGCTGAACAGCTCCAGCAAAAGAAGGTGGCCTCTACTGGATAA
- the LOC101305596 gene encoding protein IQ-DOMAIN 1-like: MGRKGSWFSAVKKALNPESKEKKDQKSKSKKRWFAKNKEYGENADHLQNADHVVNDHVISYKEESEFVIPTSIAPPPPPPALPTLPTIKEKLNEGEDSQRTSLALKEDVELLEAEDAQSERVYSVALATAMAAEAAVAAAQAAAEVVRLTGLTHFPGKSLEEVAAIKIQTAFRGHLARRALRALRGLVRLKSLVEGQSVKRQATTTLKCMQTVARVQSEIRARRIRMSEENQALQRQIQQKQEKELKEMEKQRVASIGDNWNLSPQSKEEVEAKLQNRQEAAKRRERALAYSFSHQRMWKNSSKSQHPTFMDPSNPHWGWSWLERWMAARPWESQSTSDFNDRASLRSAASRASMSVAEITKAYALRDVHRDNKPPSPTGQRSSRPPSRQSPSAITNTRSSSWRTPKKNSWGGDEDTKSTCSVQSERFNRRHSIAGSSIRDDDSLASTPSVPSSKKYATPTRSTKPRSRLASPSSSGLENNKTPTPDKGSSPSVSSVKKRLSYPASPAGQRRQSGPPKVGSSSPKAAARTDKKVSNGWGSR; the protein is encoded by the exons ATGGGGAGGAAAGGGAGTTGGTTTTCTGCAGTGAAGAAAGCCCTCAACCCTGAGTCCAAGGAAAAGAAAGATCAG AAATCTAAGTCAAAGAAAAGATGGTTTGCGAAGAACAAGGAGTATGGGGAAAATGCAGATCATTTGCAAAATGCAGATCATGTGGTGAACGATCATGTGATTTCATACAAGGAAGAATCTGAATTTGTGATTCCCACTTCCATTGCGCCACCTCCTCCTCCACCAGCTCTTCCTACACTTCCTACAATAAAAGAGAAGTTAAATGAGGGTGAGGATTCACAGAGAACCTCTCTTGCTCTAAAGGAAGATGTCGAATTATTGGAGGCAGAGGATGCTCAGAGCGAGCGTGTTTACTCTGTCGCCCTTGCCACAGCAATGGCTGCAGAGGCCGCCGTTGCTGCTGCTCAGGCTGCTGCAGAGGTTGTTCGTCTCACTGGACTGACTCATTTCCCGGGGAAATCTTTGGAGGAGGTAGCAGCCATCAAGATTCAGACGGCATTCCGAGGGCACTTG GCAAGGAGGGCATTACGGGCTTTGAGAGGATTAGTGAGGTTGAAATCATTGGTAGAGGGTCAATCAGTTAAACGCCAAGCGACTACCACCTTAAAATGCATGCAGACTGTTGCTCGTGTACAATCTGAGATTCGTGCAAGGAGGATTAGAATGTCTGAGGAGAATCAGGCGCTTCAGCGACAGATTCAACAGAAGCAAGAGAAAGAGTTGAAAGAGATGGAGAAACAAAGAGTTGCTTCT ATTGGAGACAACTGGAACCTTAGCCCCCAATCTAAGGAGGAGGTCGAGGCAAAGCTACAGAACAGACAAGAAGCTGCTAAGAGAAGAGAAAGGGCCTTGGCCTATTCATTCTCTCATCAG AGAATGTGGAAGAATTCTTCAAAATCTCAACATCCTACATTCATGGACCCCAGCAATCCCCACTGGGGTTGGAGTTGGTTAGAGAGATGGATGGCTGCAAGACCATGGGAGAGCCAAAGCACATCAGACTTCAACGACCGGGCCTCATTGAGGAGTGCAGCAAGCCGTGCATCAATGTCAGTTGCGGAAATCACCAAAGCTTATGCTCTTCGTGATGTCCACCGCGATAACAAGCCTCCTTCCCCAACTGGCCAAAGATCAAGCCGGCCTCCTAGTCGACAATCCCCTTCAGCTATTACCAATACACGATCTTCATCATGGAGAACCCCAAAGAAGAACAGCTGGGGCGGGGATGAGGACACCAAAAGTACTTGCAGTGTGCAGTCCGAAAGATTTAACAGGAGGCATAGCATTGCAGGCTCCTCAATAAGAGATGATGATAGCCTTGCAAGCACACCTTCAGTTCCTTCTTCAAAAAAATACGCAACACCTACAAGATCAACAAAGCCAAGGTCACGGCTGGCAAGCCCGAGCTCATCAGGGTTAGAAAATAATAAGACACCAACACCAGATAAGGGATCATCACCATCAGTGAGTTCTGTAAAGAAGAGGCTGTCATACCCTGCTTCCCCTGCTGGACAAAGGAGGCAGTCGGGTCCTCCTAAGGTTGGCAGTAGCTCCCCTAAGGCTGCAGCTCGCACAGATAAGAAAGTTAGCAATGGTTGGGGAAGCAGGTAG
- the LOC101301053 gene encoding uncharacterized protein LOC101301053, translated as MVAQLDSYLASEENPDHHQLQNQQDDPYEAEETLSLCDLPTYSDSANWNDFSKDYQSSSFDRDEDNFFEFFSEEFTASTYSTGNKDIIFCGKLIPYNKEAPYVAAAEKKTQKNQEPGNKNLNSSTKKWSLFRWRRLRGSKHKSHRRCDVPLGKVSILSSNRSKSKWYLFMFGMARFPTEMELRDIKSRQSRRSPSTMFGANSEASDELMGKGNKEISDSSNRAKGLWGLLRAIGCRSQHPNAVVKSSFL; from the exons ATGGTTGCCCAGTTAGACTCGTACCTTGCCTCAGAAGAAAACCCAGATCATCACCAGTTACAGAATCAACAAGATGATCCATATGAAGCAGAAGAAACACTCTCTCTTTGTGATCTTCCTACGTACAGTGACTCAGCTAATTGGAACGACTTCTCCAAAGATTACCAGAGCTCCTCCTTTGATCGAGATGAAGACAACTTCTTTGAGTTCTTCAGCGAAGAGTTTACAGCTTCAACGTACTCAACTGGAAACAAAGACATCATTTTCTGTGGGAAGCTCATTCCCTACAACAAAGAAGCTCCATATGTTGCTGCAGCAGAGAAGAAAACTCAGAAGAATCAAGAACCCGGCAACAAAAATCTCAACAGTTCCACAAAGAAATGGAGTCTTTTCCGGTGGAGAAGGTTAAGGGGATCGAAACACAAG AGTCACAGAAGGTGTGATGTTCCACTAGGGAAGGTGTCGATTCTTTCGAGTAATCGATCAAAATCGAAGTGGTATTTGTTCATGTTTGGAATGGCGAGGTTTCCCACAGAGATGGAGCTGAGAGACATTAAGAGTAGGCAAAGCAGGAGGAGCCCGTCGACCATGTTTGGGGCTAATAGTGAAGCAAGTGATGAATTAATGGGGAAGGGAAACAAAGAAATTAGCGACAGTAGTAATAGAGCTAAGGGGTTGTGGGGGTTATTGAGAGCTATTGGTTGTCGTAGTCAGCATCCAAACGCAGTCGTGAAAAGCAGCTTCCTTTAG
- the LOC101305882 gene encoding mitochondrial import inner membrane translocase subunit TIM14-1-like: MATPFLAGLAVAATALAGRYGIQAWQAFKARPPKPPQMRKFFEGGFQPTMTRREAAQILGLRESAPPDKVKEAHRRVMVANHPDAGGSHYLASKINEAKDVMLRKTKGGGSAF, from the exons ATG GCTACACCATTTCTTGCTGGTCTTGCAGTAGCAGCCACTGCTCTTGCTGGTAGATATGGTATCCAGGCTTGGCAAGCATTCAAGGCACGACCACCTAAACCTCCTCAAATGCGCAAATTTTTTGAAGGGGGTTTTCAGCCGACTATGACTAGAAGGGAAGCAGCTCAGATTCTTGGTCTCAG GGAAAGTGCGCCCCCAGACAAGGTTAAGGAAGCACATCGAAGAGTGATGGTTGCAAATCATCCTGATGCAGGTGGCAGTCATTACCTTGCTTCTAAAATCAACGAGGCTAAAGATGTGATGCTTAGGAAGACAAAGGGCGGTGGATCAGCATTTTGA
- the LOC101305005 gene encoding elongation factor 1-alpha-like: protein MGKEKFHINIVVIGHVDSGKSTTTGHLIYKLGGIDKRVIERFEKEAAEMNKRSFKYAWVLDKLKAERERGITIDIALWKFETTKYYCTVIDAPGHRDFIKNMITGTSQADCAVLIIDSTTGGFEAGISKDGQTREHALLAFTLGVRQMICCCNKMDATSPKYSKARYDEIVKEVSSYLKKIGYNPDKIPFVPISGFEGDNMIERSTNLDWYKGPTLLEALDMINEPKRPSDKPLRLPLQDVYKIGGIGTVPVGRVETGIIKPGMVVTFAPTGLTTEVKSVEMHHEALQEALPGDNVGFNVKNVAVKDLKRGYVASNSKDDPAKEAANFTAQVIIMNHPGQIGNGYAPVLDCHTSHIAVKFGEILTKIDRRSGKELEKEPKFLKNGDAGFVKMLPTKPMVVETFSEYPPLGRFAVRDMRQTVAVGVIKAVEKKDPSGAKVTKSAAKKK from the exons ATGGGCAAGGAAAAGTTTCACATCAACATTGTGGTCATTGGCCATGTTGACTCTGGGAAGTCGACCACCACTGGTCATTTGATCTACAAGCTTGGGGGTATTGACAAGCGTGTCATTGAGAGGTTTGAGAAGGAGGCTGCTGAGATGAACAAGCGTTCTTTCAAGTATGCTTGGGTGCTTGACAAGCTCAAGGCTGAGCGTGAGAGGGGTATTACTATTGATATTGCTCTCTGGAAGTTTGAGACCACCAAGTACTACTGCACTGTCATTGATGCTCCTGGACATCGTGACTTCATCAAGAACATGATTACTGGAACTTCCCAGGCTGATTGTGCTGTCCTCATTATTGACTCCACCACTGGAGGTTTTGAGGCTGGTATCTCGAAGGATGGTCAGACTCGTGAGCATGCTCTCCTTGCTTTCACCCTTGGTGTTAGGCAAATGATCTGCTGCTGCAACAAG ATGGATGCTACCTCTCCCAAGTACTCAAAGGCAAGGTATGATGAAATCGTGAAGGAAGTGTCATCTTACCTGAAGAAGATTGGATACAACCCAGACAAAATTCCTTTTGTTCCCATCTCTGGTTTTGAGGGTGACAACATGATTGAGAGGTCCACCAACCTTGATTGGTACAAGGGTCCAACCCTTCTTGAGGCCCTTGACATGATCAACGAGCCTAAGAGGCCCTCTGACAAGCCCCTCCGACTACCACTTCAGGATGTCTACAAGATTGGAGGTATTGGAACTGTTCCTGTTGGACGTGTTGAGACTGGTATTATCAAGCCTGGTATGGTTGTGACTTTCGCTCCCACTGGATTGACCACTGAAGTTAAGTCTGTGGAGATGCACCACGAGGCTCTCCAGGAGGCTCTTCCTGGTGACAATGTTGGTTTCAACGTCAAGAACGTTGCAGTCAAGGATCTCAAGCGTGGGTATGTTGCTTCAAACTCCAAGGATGATCCTGCCAAGGAGGCAGCCAACTTCACCGCCCAGGTCATCATCATGAATCACCCTGGCCAGATTGGAAACGGTTATGCTCCTGTGCTTGATTGCCACACCTCTCACATTGCTGTCAAGTTCGGTGAGATTCTGACCAAGATTGACAGACGTTCTGGCAAGGAGCTTGAGAAGGAGCCCAAGTTTTTGAAGAATGGTGATGCTGGTTTTGTTAAGATGCTTCCCACCAAGCCCATGGTTGTTGAAACTTTCTCTGAGTATCCCCCACTTGGTCGTTTTGCTGTGAGGGACATGCGCCAGACTGTTGCTGTGGGAGTCATCAAGGCTGTGGAGAAGAAGGATCCTAGCGGAGCCAAGGTTACCAAGTCTGCAGCCAAGAAGAAGTGA
- the LOC101306170 gene encoding ATP synthase subunit d, mitochondrial-like, translating to MSGAGKKVMDVANLTFKVGKKIDWDGMAKLMVSEEARKEFANLRRAFDEVNQTLETKFSQEPEPIDWEYYRKGIGSRLVDMYKEAYDNVKIPKYVDTVTPEYKPKFDALLVELKDAEEKSLKESERLEKEIAEVQEMKKKIATMTADEYFEKHPELRKKFDDEIRNDYWGY from the exons ATGAGCGGCGCCGGGAAGAAAGTGATGGATGTGGCTAACCTAACCTTCAAGGTTGGGAAGAAGATCGACTGGGACGGCATGGCCAAGCTCATGGTCTCCGAAGAGGCCCGTAAGGAGTTCGCCAATCTCCGCCGCGCCTTCGATGAGGTTAACCAGACCCTCGAGACCAAGTTCAGCCAG GAGCCTGAGCCGATTGACTGGGAGTACTACAGGAAAGGAATTGGGTCTCGGTTGGTGGATATGTACAAGGAGGCCTATGACA ATGTTAAGATCCCCAAGTATGTGGATACAGTCACTCCTGAGTACAAGCCCAAGTTTGATGCATTG TTGGTGGAACTAAAGGATGCAGAGGAAAAATCTTTGAAGGAGTCAGAGCGCTTAGAAAAGGAGATAGCTGAAGTACAAGAGATGAAG AAAAAGATTGCCACCATGACTGCTGATGAATACTTTGAGAAACATCCTGAGCTCAGGAAGAAGTTCGATGACGAGATCCGGAATGACTATTGGGGTTATTGA